AACTGACTTTTATGGGGAAAACCCACTTGCTAATAAAGACTTGCCAAGGATTATAAATACCCATCATTTTGATAGGCTTTTGGAGCTTATAGACGAAGACAAAGTAGTTTTTGGAGGAGCTTATGATAGGGATAAATTAAAAATAGCCCCAACTATCATGGACGGGGTCGATTTTTCTGATCCTGTCATGGGTGAGGAAATTTTTGGACCTATTATTCCTATAATTTCTTATGGCAATCTCGATGAGATTTTGGGTAAAATAAAGAGAATGCCAAAGCCCTTAGCTTTTTATACCTTTACACGTGATAAAAATATTGAAGATAAAATCATCAGGGAAATGGAATACGGCAACGGGGCCATTAATGAGTGCTTGATGCAAATTGCAAATCCTAGGTTAGAATTTGGGGGAGTAGGAAATTCGGGTCAGGGAGGCTACCACGGTTATTTTGGTTTTATGAATTTTTCTAATAGGAAATCTATGGTCAAGGCTGGATTTTTTGATAATCCTTTTAGGTATCCGCCTTATTCGAAAAAGACCCTTGCTTTGATAAAAAAAATTTTGACTATGTAGATAAATACCATATTATAAGGGAGAAAACATAAAAAAAAGAAGTGTTGAAGAAATATTTGTAGCAACTCTCTTAGACTTGTCTGTGAGAATGGATCTTGATAAGATCACTGTAAGAAAAATCGTTGAAGAATCAGGTTTGTCCCAGCAAACTTTTTATAATTATTATAAAAATAAGGAAGGCTTGGGTTTTTCTGTCCACAAGGTCTATGGGCAGAGTCTGATTGATAGGTTAAATGAAGATGAAGATTATGATTTAAATAATCTTTTGATTGATAATATCAAGTTTTATCAAGAACACAAACAATTTATTTTAAATGCTCTAAAGCATACAAAGGGAGATAATTCATACTTTCATCTATCTGCTGAAAATGCTTATAAAAGCCTAAAGGAATATCTTTTAAAGAAAAATAATTCTAGCAGAGTATTAAAGTCATTTAATCACTCTGCTAGTTTTTTACATTATATAATTCATTTACTTATAATTTTTCATAGCAAAAAGCTCGAAGTAAATCTTCGAGCTTAATTTTTTTCTTAAATTTCTGTATTTTTTACATCTTCTGCTATTAGTTTAGCAAGTTCTTTAAGTTCTGCTACTTGTGTGTCTTTTACTCCGGAGTTGATTTTTACAACGTCGCCAATGTAGTTTAGCTTAGCAGGTTCTAGGATTTCTTGAGCGATTTCAAGGCTTCTTCCGCCCCAAGACCAGTTGTTTAAGAAGGATACAGTTCTGTTTTGGTAGCCTGTTCCAACTAGTTCTCTTAGAAAGGCATCCATCTTGTAGTAGAGGCCTGCGTTGTAGTTGATTGGTGCGAATACTGAGTGGGTAAATCTGTGGCAGTCTGCAACTGGATAAGAGAAGTCCCAGTCAGAGATGTCGTAAAGAACAATATCTTCAATGCCTTCTTGAGCTAGGTAGTTTGCGAGGATGTCGCTTGCTTGTTCTGTATCGCCGTACATTGATGCGTAAACTATAGCTACTCCCTTTTGTTCTGGAGTAAAGCCTGCCCAGTGGCCGTATTTTTCCATGATAAAGCTAATTGATTCAGGATCTTTATATACAGGTCCGTGTAGTGGAAGGATGGCGTTAATATCAAGGCCTTCTACCTTTTTAAATAAGTTTTGTACCATCTTTCCTTGCTTACCAACTATATTGATATAGTAACGTCTAGCTTGTTCTAACCAGTCACCCTTGTGGATAACCTTACTTGCTTCGATATTACCCGCGATTGCGTTGAAAGCACCAAAGGCGTCAGCTGAGAAGAATAAGCCCTCTGTTGTTTCATATGTCATAAATACTTCTGGCCAGTGAACCATTGGAGCAAAGACGAATTTAAGGTTTCTTTTACCTATATTTAATTCTTCGCCGTCTTTGATTTCTACATATCTGTCAGCAAATTTGTTATCGTAGAATTGCTCAAATAACTTATGAGTTTTGGCATTTCCGACAAATTTACAGTTTGGATATTCTTTAAGGATAAAGTCAATGTTTCTGCAGTGGTCTGGTTCCATGTGGGAAACTACGATATAGTCAAGTTCTTCTCCGTCTAGAGCTGCGGCAACATTTTCTAGATATTGTCTTGTGAAAGCACCTTCTACAGAATCCATGAGAACATTTTTTTCGTCCTTGATGACAAAGGCATTGTAAGAAACTCCGTTTGGAACTTCGAACATATTCTCAAACCTGTTGATTCTGCGGTCATTCACACCTACCCAATAAATATTATCGAGTACTTCTATTATATTGTGCATATTAACTCCTTTGTTAAATAATTGTTTTTCTAACTTAACTATACCTGTTTTTCGCCGATATTAAACTTATTTATTGAAAGAGTTAATAAACTTTGATGAAAATGTTTTATTAAAATGATAATGGGTATCATTTATGTATAAGCGTAGTAAATTAAGGAGAAAATATGACATATAAATTGCCAAAAGAAATTAATGAATTTAGAAAATTTGTAAGGAGTTTTGCAGATGAAAAGGTTAAGCCACTTGCAGCCTTTATGGAAGAGGACTTCCCACTTGAAATCCTAAACGAAATAGGAGAAGCTGGGCTCTTATCCATTCCATTTGAAGAAAAATTTGGGGGCTGTGGTTTATCTTACGACAACTATGCTACCGCTGTTGAGGAAATAGCTAGGGTAAATAGTGGACTTGCAAGCCTTGTCATTGCCCATACTTCTTTGGCTACTTGGCCTATAAATGAATTTGCAAACGAAAAACAAAAAGAAAAGTATTTGAATTTACTCCTAGATGGCAAAAACCTAGGAGGTCTTGGCCACTATGAGGAAGATGAGGATATTCAAACAACTGCCACAGAAGAGGGAGATTACTTCCTACTTAATGGTAAGAAAATCCTAGTAACCAACGCTCGTCTTGCAAATTATTATTTGGTAACAGCCCTTACAAACCCAAGAGATAAGGAAAATGGCCTTTCACTTTTCATAATTGATAAGGATTGCCAAGGACTTTCTTTTTCAAAAACCTATGAGAATTTAGGTTCAAGATCAGTTATAACTGGAGACTTGATTTTAAAAGACGCAAAAGTTTCAAAGGAAAATTTAATTGGCGAGATTAACAAGGCAAATAAATATATTGAGGAAATTTTTGAGGCAAGTAACCTTGCAACAGCTGCCCTTGCCCTAGGTCTGGCAGATGCTGCTTATGAAGCTAGTCAAACTTATTTACAAAGTGGTTTGAAGACCTTTAAGGCTCGTAAGGCTGCCAAGGTCAATCGTCCAATCCTCGCTTCTATGGCTACAGACCTTAAGGCAGCAAAGATGATGGTTAGGGATGCGGCCTTAAAAATGGACGCTAAGGCAGATTTTTATGGCAAAGATACTTCTATGGCTAAACTTTTTGTTTCAAAGCTTTCTGAAGATTTCTCATCCAAGGCCCTTGATATGTGTAGTGGTACCTCATCATCTGCTACTGATCTTGATAAACTTTATAGAGATGCCAAGATTAGCCAAATCTATGATGGTTCTGGCGAACTTATGAAGGAAACAATTGCAGCCTATATTTTGGATAAAAAAGATGCTAAGAAGGTTACGAAGATAGAAGATACCACTAAAAAAGCCCCAGCTAAGGTTGAAGATAGGAAGAAAGAAGTCTTTGTTGGAGATGTTAGGGAAGCTGTTAAGAAAGTTGTGGCAGCCCTCCTTGCTGATGGCCTTAAGCTTAAGAAAGACCCAGTTGACCTAGAAGGCCCTATTGAAGGCGCTGAGAGGGTTGTGGCTGTTGGTATGGGTCTTGGTGAAAAACAAAACCTAGACTTGGCAAAAGACCTTGCAAAGCTTACAGGCTCAGTCCTTGGGGCATCAAGACCTGCTGCCCAAGTTAGACACTATGTTTCAAATGACCACTATATTGGCGTTAGTGGTAAGAAATTTACTGGCGAACTTTACTTTGGTATAGGTATTTCAGGTACAATCCAACACTTAAAGGGAATTGACTCTGCGAGAAAAGTTGTAGTTATAAATAACGATGAGGGTGCACAATTCTTTAAAAACTGCGATTACGGTATAGTTGGCGATTTTACCGAAGTTCTACCAGCCCTAATCGAAGAAATCAAAAACCTATAAAATTAAATTTAGAGAGCGGGACCCAATAGGGTCCTCTTTTTTTGTAAAATTATGGTAAAATAAGACTAAGAGGTTGATTATGAAAAGAAATATAAAGATAAAATCTGCATCTTTTCCAGTTTCTCTGGGAAATGTGGCAGAAAATGTTAAACAAATAAAAAATCTAATAAATGAAGCTGAGGAAGAAAAGGTAAATATTTTATCCCTTCCAGAACTCTGCCTTACAGGGGCGAGTCTTTATGACGGATATCTTGAAGAAGACTTATTGGTATCGGCAGAAAATGGCCTAAAAGATCTAATCGATTTTAGCAAAAATTATGACCTAGCCTTTACAATAGGACTTCCAATAAGGACTGGATTTGACCTATACAACGCCATGGCCCTTATAAAATCAGGCGAACTTATGGATCTAGTTTGCAAGGAAAATTTAAAAGCTTATGAGAAAACTATTTTCGAATCTAAGCCAAGGGGAGAATTTAAGGCCCTTGATTATAGGTTGGATGAAGATCCTCTTGTAAATATTATTTCAGGTCTAAAGATTGGAATTTCAATTGGAGAAGATGATGATATGACAATTCCAAAATCTTTGAGACTCAAAGAGTTGGGTGCGGATATAATTCTCCATCCTGCAGCAGATGCCCGTCATATTTATTCCATTGAAGAAAGTGTTCAAAATATTGAGTTTCTATCAAAAGATTGTATCTATGTCCATACATCAGCAGGCCTAGGCGAATCTTCTACAGATTTAGTTTACACAGGGTCAACTTATATAGCCCAAAATGGGGAAGTTTTAAGAAATAATCCTGCGATTTTCCCTATGGATTGCTATGAATTTGAATGGATTTCTAACTTTAATAATCATACAGACGAAAAATACCAAGTTCATAAATTCCCATATTTGCCAGATGAAGAATATTCTGAATATTATCTAGAGGAAGCTTTGGATATCCAAGCCCTAGGTCTTATTCAAAGAATGAAAGCAGTTGTGACAGAAAAGGTATTTTTGGGAGTTTCTGGCGGAATTGATTCAACAGCAACCCTCCTTGCCATAAATAAGGCCTATGAAATCGCTGGTTTTGACAAGGCAAAAATCGGCGCCTACACCATGCCAGCCTTTGGCACAAGTGACAGGACCAAGTCAAATGCCTACAAACTTTGCCAAGCTTTGGGAATCGACCTTAAGGAAATAAATATTTCAAAATCCGTCACAGCCCATTTAAAAGACATAGGCCACGACGGAAAAACTCCAGACCTAGCCTATGAAAATGCCCAAGCAAGAATGAGGACCCAGGTACTTTTTGACCTATCAAACATGGGCGGGGGCCTTGTGGTAGGAACTGGCGACTTGTCTGAAAATATGCAAGGCTTTGCCACCTACAACGGAGATCATATGTCATCTTACAGCCTAAATGCTAGCTTGATGAAAACCGAACTAAGATACCTAATCAAATCTTATGCCCATTTTACAGAAAATGAAGACCTTAAAAATGTTTTGACAGATATCTTAGATACTCCAGTTTCTCCAGAGCTTGTAAGTAAAAAGGCGGGAGAAATCACCCAAAAAACTGAGGATATCATCGGCCCATACGAACTTTTGGACTTTTTTATCTATCAACACTTGACCTACTACAAGAGTGCAAAAGACATCTTAAGTGACGCGACCAACGCTTTTGAAGGTGCCTACGACAGGGAAACTATAAAATACTGGTTAAAATCATATTTCAAACGCTTTGTCCAGTCTCAATTTAAAAGATCAGCCTCAGTTGACGGCCCAAATGTGACCGGCAGGAGCTTTTCGCCAAGACTCGGCTTTAAGATTCCTTCAGATATGGCAAGCGACCTTTATCTAGGAGATCTCGATGAAAAATAAAAAGAAAATTGTGGCGGGCCTAGTCCTTGCCACAATGGTTTTGTCAGGCAAATACCTCCACGACCAGGCTTTTGTGGCTGTAGAGAAAAAACTTACTATAAAAAATCCTAAGGTCAATAATGATATAAAAATCACCCACATTTCGGACTTTCACTCCAATGTCCTTAGCAATTTGGATCAAGTTCTCGATAATATCAAGACTTTTAATCCCGATTTGATTTTCCTAACCGGTGATATGATCGATTATCCAACAGAAAAGAAAATTGACAGGACTATGTTCTTTCTAGAAAAGCTTTCAAAACTTGGCATAAAAACCTATTTTGTATCAGGCAATCACGAGGAAGCTTCAAGTGAATCTGAGATTTTCTATGAGAAAATAAAGGACTTGGGAATTACAAAACTTGATAACCAAGGAGAAAATCTTAGGATAGGGGATAATGAGGTATATATTTACGGAGTCCCTTATTGGGGAATGGACCTTGATAATTTCAAGCCTGGCTCCGGTCTAAATTTGGTATTGGCCCATTTTTCTAAAAGAATTAGGGATAATTACGATCCAAGGATGGATATAATATTTTCCGGCCACACCCACGGAGGCCAAGTCAGAGCCCCATTCATAGGTGCCCTTGTAGCTCCAGGAGAAGGCTATTTCCCAGACTTTGACAGTGGACTTTACAATTTTAATGAAAGTCAGATTTACGTATCAAACGGCCTAGGCAACACCTTTTTGCCATTAAGATTTCTAGACCAAATCTCCTACACAAACATCACAATCGAGCGTCCTTAGTTTAGTGGTAAAACAAGGGTGTCCGAAGCCCAAGCCCAGGGTTCGATTCCCTGAGGACGTGCCAGGAAAACAATTAAACTTGATTATTTAGCCAAATGGATATATAATCATATTAAGAGAAGCCACCTCTTATCTAAGTAAAAAAGCCACAAAGCTTTCAAACTTTGTGATATTAGTGAATAACAAAAATCCCATAAGGGTAACAAAAAAGCAGGAGGGTCAGTCCTGCTTTTTGCTATTATCTTTGTTTCTGTTTTCTTTCCATAGTTGGAAAAGAATATCAGCCAACAAAGGCAATATTAGTGATGACAAAATTGTCAACAAAAATCCCCTCATGGGCAACACCTCCTTTCTTACAGGGGGCGAATATATTAAACCTTATTTTAAAATAATAAATTTTTGATAGTTGGTAGATTGCTTAATAAAATTTTAAGCAAATAAAATTGGAGTGTGTTACGACTATTATTTCAATTTACTTAAATAAAGGTGAATATAAATTATTTAGAAATTATTCTAATCAAACTAGAAAAAACTTATCAGATCTTTTCAAAATAGCCTTAATTAATCAGATTAAGGATGAATTTGACAATGAACTAGGAATCAAGGCTTTAGAAAGTTTTAATAATAATTCAATTACTTATGAGATTGATGACTTAATTTTCGAGTTAGAAAACTATATGTAGTCTTATTTTGATAGATTTAAATATAGAAAAAATATATAATATTTAAATAAAAAAGAGCTAGAAGGTAATCATCCTTTTAACTCTGTTTTAACTTTAAAATATTAGTATTAAAATCTAATTATAAAATTAAGTATAATTGAAATTATATCTCTTACCTTGCCGGCCTAAATCCTGCTTCCTTAGCCTCTTTTTCTGTTTCAAAATAGACTGCGTTTTTTTCTTTGACTGTGTCATAAGAATCCCATTCTGGGAGGTGGTAGACTTTGGAGTTTTTGTTTCCTTTTATGAGGTAGGAACCATCTATTTTTTCATTTTCCTTGGCAGACTTAGTACCGTCTGACCAGATGCCAAGTTTATTATCTTGGGCGGATCTTTCTAATTCTTTTAAATATTCCTGGTATTTTATATCTGGTTTATAGTAATTTGCGTAGGCGTAGCCTTCCTTGACCAAAATCCCGTTTAGGGTCTTTTTTTCAATATCGGATAGGCTAGGATTACCGACTGGCTCTTCTAGCCAGATGTACCTTAAAAGCCTATCGTATTTGTCCCTATCGGAAATATCTTTTTCCAGGTAAATTTCCTTATTTTTCAAAATACTATTTGTAAAATCTTTGGCCTCATCTGCCATAAATTCGGCAGGCTTTCCGTCCTTTGCGACTTCTGGCGTATTTACGCCGACAAACCTCACTTTTTCGTCTTTTCCATCAATATCAACCCAGATCGTATCCCCATCAACTGCATATTTGACTTTGGCTTTTTGATAAATTTGCCAATCTTTACTTGCAAATTGATTTTTATTTTCCTTTGGTATTTCTTGGCAAGATGTTATAGTTAGGGCGAGAAAAATAGCAAGGATTAGCCTATGCATTTTCCATTTCCCTTTGGCAGGCAGGGCATATACCGTAAAATTCAAAGTTGTGGCCGTTTATAATAAAGCCAGTTTCAGCTACAACTTCCCTTTCAAGGTCGTGGACTGGGCAAGATTTGATGATATATTTTTTGTGGCAACGTGAGCAGGTTATAAAGTGCTTGTGGTCGTCCTTATTTATTTGATAGTAAGAAATCCCATCCAGGTCAGAAGTTTTGAGCAAAAGGTCGTTTTCCTCAAGGATATTGAGGTTGCGGTAGACAGTTGAAAGGTCTATTGCCATTTCTTTTTTTAAGTCGTCATAGATTGCTTGACCGCTAACTGGCTCGTTTTTCTTGTCAATGTAGTCTAGGATTAGCTTGCGCTGCTTGGTTATTCTTAGGTTTTTGTTTTTGAGTAGGTCGTTTAATTGCATATTAGTCTCCTTAAAAACATTATACTTGATTTGACAGATATAAAAACACCTATATAATACATGTGCAAATCATTTGCAAAAGGAGTATGTATGAAAAAGAAAAATTTATTTATAGGACTAGCTTTAGCCCTTGCAGTGACAGGCTGCGGAAATCAAGCTAAGAATGATACAAATACAGAAACAAAGGAAGAAGTAAAAACAGAAGACAAGGCAGAAAACAAAGCCGAATCAAAGGTGATTTACGCTTCATTTTACCCAATTTACAACCTAACCAAGCAAATTGCTGGCGATAAGTTTGATGTTAAGGCATTTAATTCCCTAACTACAGAAAGCCACGATTTTGAGCCATCTGCAAAGGAAATTGCAGAATTATCTGAATCTCAACTTATCTTTATGAATGGGGCAGGCATGGAAGATTGGAAGGATGACGTAGAAGGAACTGTTGATATTACAATGGTTGACACAAGCCAGGGCCTTGATTTAATAAAGGCAGACCACGAAGACGCTGACGACCATGATCACGATCACGAAGACGCTGACGACCATGATCACGACCATGAAGACGCTGACCATGATCACGAAGATGCTGACCACGACGACCATGACCACGAAGATGGTGAAGAAGAACATCATCATCACCACCACCACGGCGAGTTTGACCCACACACTTGGTTATCACCTGTAAATGCCAAAGCCCAAGCTAAGGTAATTGCAGATAAATTATCAGAAATTGACCCAGCCAACAAGGATTACTACGAAGCAAATTACGAAAAAATTGCTAAAGAATTCGACGAAATGATAGCTGAATACAAGGAAAAATTTGAAAAAGTAACAAACAAGAAATTCATCGTTCCTCACGAAGCCTTTGGTTATGTAGCAAGAGATTTTGGTCTTGAACAAATTCCTCTAGCTAGCCTAACATCAACAGCAGACCCAGATGCCAAGGTTATGAAGGAAGTAACAGACCTTGCAAAAGCTAACCAAATCAAGACAGTTTTCTTTGAAAAAGGCGGTTCAGACAAGGCAGCAAAAACAATCGCTGATGAAATCGGTGCAGAAGTGGCCCCACTATCAACAATGGAATTTGCAACCCAAGAAGAAATTGACAAGGAAGTCACAATCCAAGAAATAATCAAAGAAAACCTTGAAAATATATATAAGTCACTAGCATAATATATATATGAAACAAATCGAGATAAAAAACCTAAAATTTGGCTATAATGAAAATTTAATATTAAAAGGCGTAAATTTAGAACTTGACCAGGGGAACTTTGCCGTAATATCCGGCGAAAATGGATCAGGCAAGTCCACTCTAATTAAGCTAATACTTGGTGAACTCAAAAAAGACCATGGGTCCATAAAACTTTTTGGAATAGAAATGGAAGACTTTAAAAACTTTGATAAGATTGGCTATGTACCTCAGGTCAACGAGGCCATCAAGATTGCCTTTCCGGTATCTGCTAGGGAATATGTGGGCCTAAACCTCTATAAGGAATTTTCGATTATTAACACTATCACAAAAAAATCAAAATCGAAAATCGAAAACACTTTTTCCACCCTAAAAATTAAAGACCTTATAGATAGGCCGGTCAACACCCTATCCGGTGGCCAAGCCCAGAGAGTTATGATCGCAAGGGCCATGGTAAATAATCCCGATATATTGATTTTAGACGAACCAACAGTAGGAATCGACCAAAAATCCAAGGAAGACTTCCTTGACCTCATAGTCCACCTAAATACCCACCACGGGATTTCAATTTTGATGATAACCCACGAAATGGAAATTTTGGGCGATTATGTGGACAAGGTCTTTAAACTTAAGGAGGGCCTAATATGCTAAGCTATGATTTTATGAGAAGGGCCCTTCTAGTTGGGGGGATGCTAGCCATAATCATTCCAATGATTGGCCTAGTAATGATAAATAGGAAAACATCCATGATAGGCGACGCCCTATCCCACTCTTCACTAGCGGGCATAGCTATGGGGCTAATTTTCGCTATAAATCCTATGTGGACATCCTTGGTATTTTGCGTTCTAGGAGCCTTCGCTATTGACATAATAAGGAAGAAATTCAAGGACTTTGGCGACATGGCCACAGCCATTATCATGAGTTTTGGCATAGGCCTTGCGGCGATTTTATCAGACTTTGCCCCAGGAGGAAAATCTTTTGAATCCTACCTCTTTGGGTCAATAACAACAGTTTCAAGGGAAGATGTCATTCTAGTAGGGATAATTTTTGCCCTAGTAGTCACCATGTCCCTCTACTTTTACAACGCCCTCCTATTTATATCCATAAACCCGATAATGGCAAGGCTTGCAGGCGTTAAGGCAGGAATGGTAAATGGAGTATTTACCTTCCTAACAGCCATCACAATAGCTATCTCAGCCAAAATCGTAGGGGCACTGATGATTACATCACTAATGGTAATCCCAGTAGCCACAGCCCTTTTAATGAGCGATTCCTACAAAAAAACCTACCTAATCTCCCTAATATTTTCGGTAATTTTTATGATCTCAGGAATCACCATATCCTTCTACTACGGCCTAAAACCAGGCGGCGCCATAGTAATGATAGCTATAGGGACCTTGGTAATTGTGGCAATAGTTAAAAAAATAAGAGAAAAATTAAAGAAAATGACCTCCAAATAGGGGATGCAACTTAGAGATTTGATAAATTAACGGATTTTTGAGTAACCGCCTTCATGCATAGGAAAGCAAGATGACCACACTAGAGAATTGATTTGCCTCAGTGTGGTCATTTTTGTTATCTCGAGTACCGAAATGGTAAGTGAGAATATATCATCCATTCAATTAAACAAATATACGAGATCATCTCATTGCATTTTCAAATGCTTGTGAAAAAATCTTATCATCAAGTACTGTTCTTAGTTCTTTTTTTATTCTGAAACATTCTGCCTGATATTTTTTTGATCTTCTCGCCTTACTTTTTATTTTTGCACTATTTGGAAAGTCTTTAGAAAATTGCCCAAATGAAATTCTCCAATATTTAGCCATCTCTTGAATCGAGTCATATATTTCAAACAACTCATTGTCCGTAAAAACAGAAGTATCTTTCTTTTTTAGATAGAGATGCAATCCTTTTTCAAATTCTCTCCAATCATCTTCTCTGATTTTTTCACGTTTATGACGAATCCATTCAAAAATTCTTTCATCTTCTCTGTTTCCAACACGGTCTAAAATATCCTGCCATTGCCTCCATGATAACTTTTCAACAATCTCCTGATCATATTGTGAAAGTCTATAACATTGGCCATAGAAGCTACGAGTCTCCGCATTAGTTCCTTCGTTTCTTTTTCTATCTTCTTTTGTAGCAAAATTCTTTATCTCATCCCAGAACTTTCTACGCTCTATAAATGAGATATCGTACTTTGTTAAAAGTTCTCCTAAGATTTTACCTAAATTGTACTTGTAGAGTACGCTTTTTCCATATGTCTCTTCCAAATCAGCTTCTATCTGAGGAATTTCTTCTTTTAAAGTTTTAAGAATTTCATCTATAGTTGCGATTTCTTGAGACGATAAAAGACCTTCATATAATAAATGTCCTTCAGCATCTAATCTAACTATATGTCCCATTTTTATCACCTATTATTTCAAACTTTGATAATAAACACTTTCAATTTTCTGTAATACCTGCTCCGCCGCATCTTGAGGTTCAAGCTCTACAAAGTCTTTTCCAACGTCTCCGAACATGTCATATCTTCCTTCAGACAGATACAATAGCACGAACTGTTTCAACATTTGCTCACGCAAATAGTCATGCTGAATATCTGCATAATTCTCCAAGTTAGTGTACGCAGCATGTCCTATATTCAATGTAATAGTTCTTCCGTTTCCGGGAGTATTCCAAGATCTTCTATAATCTT
This genomic window from Anaerococcus murdochii contains:
- a CDS encoding DUF6290 family protein, with the protein product MECVTTIISIYLNKGEYKLFRNYSNQTRKNLSDLFKIALINQIKDEFDNELGIKALESFNNNSITYEIDDLIFELENYM
- a CDS encoding TetR/AcrR family transcriptional regulator, which gives rise to MDLDKITVRKIVEESGLSQQTFYNYYKNKEGLGFSVHKVYGQSLIDRLNEDEDYDLNNLLIDNIKFYQEHKQFILNALKHTKGDNSYFHLSAENAYKSLKEYLLKKNNSSRVLKSFNHSASFLHYIIHLLIIFHSKKLEVNLRA
- a CDS encoding acyl-CoA dehydrogenase family protein is translated as MTYKLPKEINEFRKFVRSFADEKVKPLAAFMEEDFPLEILNEIGEAGLLSIPFEEKFGGCGLSYDNYATAVEEIARVNSGLASLVIAHTSLATWPINEFANEKQKEKYLNLLLDGKNLGGLGHYEEDEDIQTTATEEGDYFLLNGKKILVTNARLANYYLVTALTNPRDKENGLSLFIIDKDCQGLSFSKTYENLGSRSVITGDLILKDAKVSKENLIGEINKANKYIEEIFEASNLATAALALGLADAAYEASQTYLQSGLKTFKARKAAKVNRPILASMATDLKAAKMMVRDAALKMDAKADFYGKDTSMAKLFVSKLSEDFSSKALDMCSGTSSSATDLDKLYRDAKISQIYDGSGELMKETIAAYILDKKDAKKVTKIEDTTKKAPAKVEDRKKEVFVGDVREAVKKVVAALLADGLKLKKDPVDLEGPIEGAERVVAVGMGLGEKQNLDLAKDLAKLTGSVLGASRPAAQVRHYVSNDHYIGVSGKKFTGELYFGIGISGTIQHLKGIDSARKVVVINNDEGAQFFKNCDYGIVGDFTEVLPALIEEIKNL
- a CDS encoding metal ABC transporter solute-binding protein, Zn/Mn family, yielding MKKKNLFIGLALALAVTGCGNQAKNDTNTETKEEVKTEDKAENKAESKVIYASFYPIYNLTKQIAGDKFDVKAFNSLTTESHDFEPSAKEIAELSESQLIFMNGAGMEDWKDDVEGTVDITMVDTSQGLDLIKADHEDADDHDHDHEDADDHDHDHEDADHDHEDADHDDHDHEDGEEEHHHHHHHGEFDPHTWLSPVNAKAQAKVIADKLSEIDPANKDYYEANYEKIAKEFDEMIAEYKEKFEKVTNKKFIVPHEAFGYVARDFGLEQIPLASLTSTADPDAKVMKEVTDLAKANQIKTVFFEKGGSDKAAKTIADEIGAEVAPLSTMEFATQEEIDKEVTIQEIIKENLENIYKSLA
- a CDS encoding thermonuclease family protein, giving the protein MHRLILAIFLALTITSCQEIPKENKNQFASKDWQIYQKAKVKYAVDGDTIWVDIDGKDEKVRFVGVNTPEVAKDGKPAEFMADEAKDFTNSILKNKEIYLEKDISDRDKYDRLLRYIWLEEPVGNPSLSDIEKKTLNGILVKEGYAYANYYKPDIKYQEYLKELERSAQDNKLGIWSDGTKSAKENEKIDGSYLIKGNKNSKVYHLPEWDSYDTVKEKNAVYFETEKEAKEAGFRPAR
- a CDS encoding metallophosphoesterase, with the translated sequence MKNKKKIVAGLVLATMVLSGKYLHDQAFVAVEKKLTIKNPKVNNDIKITHISDFHSNVLSNLDQVLDNIKTFNPDLIFLTGDMIDYPTEKKIDRTMFFLEKLSKLGIKTYFVSGNHEEASSESEIFYEKIKDLGITKLDNQGENLRIGDNEVYIYGVPYWGMDLDNFKPGSGLNLVLAHFSKRIRDNYDPRMDIIFSGHTHGGQVRAPFIGALVAPGEGYFPDFDSGLYNFNESQIYVSNGLGNTFLPLRFLDQISYTNITIERP
- a CDS encoding Fur family transcriptional regulator, with the protein product MQLNDLLKNKNLRITKQRKLILDYIDKKNEPVSGQAIYDDLKKEMAIDLSTVYRNLNILEENDLLLKTSDLDGISYYQINKDDHKHFITCSRCHKKYIIKSCPVHDLEREVVAETGFIINGHNFEFYGICPACQREMENA
- the nadE gene encoding NAD(+) synthase, with protein sequence MKRNIKIKSASFPVSLGNVAENVKQIKNLINEAEEEKVNILSLPELCLTGASLYDGYLEEDLLVSAENGLKDLIDFSKNYDLAFTIGLPIRTGFDLYNAMALIKSGELMDLVCKENLKAYEKTIFESKPRGEFKALDYRLDEDPLVNIISGLKIGISIGEDDDMTIPKSLRLKELGADIILHPAADARHIYSIEESVQNIEFLSKDCIYVHTSAGLGESSTDLVYTGSTYIAQNGEVLRNNPAIFPMDCYEFEWISNFNNHTDEKYQVHKFPYLPDEEYSEYYLEEALDIQALGLIQRMKAVVTEKVFLGVSGGIDSTATLLAINKAYEIAGFDKAKIGAYTMPAFGTSDRTKSNAYKLCQALGIDLKEINISKSVTAHLKDIGHDGKTPDLAYENAQARMRTQVLFDLSNMGGGLVVGTGDLSENMQGFATYNGDHMSSYSLNASLMKTELRYLIKSYAHFTENEDLKNVLTDILDTPVSPELVSKKAGEITQKTEDIIGPYELLDFFIYQHLTYYKSAKDILSDATNAFEGAYDRETIKYWLKSYFKRFVQSQFKRSASVDGPNVTGRSFSPRLGFKIPSDMASDLYLGDLDEK
- a CDS encoding FprA family A-type flavoprotein — translated: MHNIIEVLDNIYWVGVNDRRINRFENMFEVPNGVSYNAFVIKDEKNVLMDSVEGAFTRQYLENVAAALDGEELDYIVVSHMEPDHCRNIDFILKEYPNCKFVGNAKTHKLFEQFYDNKFADRYVEIKDGEELNIGKRNLKFVFAPMVHWPEVFMTYETTEGLFFSADAFGAFNAIAGNIEASKVIHKGDWLEQARRYYINIVGKQGKMVQNLFKKVEGLDINAILPLHGPVYKDPESISFIMEKYGHWAGFTPEQKGVAIVYASMYGDTEQASDILANYLAQEGIEDIVLYDISDWDFSYPVADCHRFTHSVFAPINYNAGLYYKMDAFLRELVGTGYQNRTVSFLNNWSWGGRSLEIAQEILEPAKLNYIGDVVKINSGVKDTQVAELKELAKLIAEDVKNTEI